The nucleotide window AGGCTTTAAACCTGTGGCCAAGAACCGCCGAAAGGGCTGCCATCGCGATTCCAACATTGCCAGAGCTGGCCTCATAGAGCCTCGTTCTCTTTCTGATATCCTTCATCATGTTGAAAACTGGCCTGTCTTTTATGCTCCTGCTGAAGGGATTGAAGAACTCAAGCTTCGCAAAATACATCCCCCCTCAGAGCTCTCAGCTTAACGAGGGGCGTTGGTTTATACTTTTCGAATAATTCTAGGGTGTTTGAAAACACATTCATAGTTCTTTCACCGACTAATTCAGTGTGGAGAAGCTTTAACTTCTTTATGATTCCGGCAAATTCTCCGAAAGAAGCGCGAGTCCTAGGCTTAGTAGTCCCATCGCGATGACGGGGGCGAGTATCCACCACCAGTTACTTCCGTACAGCACGCCTTCCCTCATAACTTCTATCAAATAGCTACCCCAGTTCACTCCGGGTGAAAGACCAAAGAATCCCAAAATTGAAATCTGGGATATAGTTCTTGCTATAATAAAAGTTACATGCCTCGCCGAAAATTCAAGAACAGGTTTGATGATGTACTTTCTAATGATCCAGGCTTCACTTGCCCCTAAAGCTAAGCCAGCCCTTGTGTACTCCATCGCCTTTTCCTTAAGGGTGATCATTTTTATTGACTTTGCAAACCTTCCAAACGTTAGTATTGTGAAAATTAAGACAAAATCCAAAGTTGAAACGTTGACGTTGTATCCGATCCCCTGTGTCGAGACTAGCCAAACAAGGACTACAAAGAAGGGTGGCATTGGAATCGCGGCTAGAACTTCAAGAATTAAGTCCATCCCCCTAATGTAAGCTGATATAATGCCTAGTGTTATTCCGAAAATTAACGTTAGTCCGCTTATAAGGAGGGAGAGAATTATCGTGTTGTTCATCCCAGCAACGAAGCCTACCCACATATCCCTCCCATATCTGTCAGTGCCAAGGAGCCCGTAACAATTCCCTTTAATCTCTAACCTTATATGTTGGTCGACCTCAATTCTGAATATGTATTCGCCCTTCAAGACATCAAAATCTTCGGTAGAGAAGAGCAAGAAAGTTGCCGTTTTTAGAACTGCTTTTTCAGGTGGAATATCAAGCTGGGAAACTATTGCATGCTTTGCATAAATGTTC belongs to Pyrococcus yayanosii CH1 and includes:
- a CDS encoding ABC transporter permease subunit, translating into MEGIREVRYVHKYTDWPNDVVFYDVPKGSLITIIRPDGKKVTFKVPSKKERLSLNIYAKHAIVSQLDIPPEKAVLKTATFLLFSTEDFDVLKGEYIFRIEVDQHIRLEIKGNCYGLLGTDRYGRDMWVGFVAGMNNTIILSLLISGLTLIFGITLGIISAYIRGMDLILEVLAAIPMPPFFVVLVWLVSTQGIGYNVNVSTLDFVLIFTILTFGRFAKSIKMITLKEKAMEYTRAGLALGASEAWIIRKYIIKPVLEFSARHVTFIIARTISQISILGFFGLSPGVNWGSYLIEVMREGVLYGSNWWWILAPVIAMGLLSLGLALLSENLPES